A genomic segment from Gammaproteobacteria bacterium encodes:
- the nuoF gene encoding NADH-quinone oxidoreductase subunit NuoF: MTDVQQNSVCYETLQFDEPWTYENYLKTGGYEAWKKILTEKISPEDVLEEVKKSGLRGRGGAGFPTGLKWSFMPRNATGQKYVVCNSDESEPGTCKDRDIIRYNPHSIIEGMAIGAYVMGCTAGYNYIRGEFLGEPIPRFEQALQEAYAHGMLGKDILNSGVDFDLYCHIGAGAYICGEETALLESLEGKQGKPRFKPPFPANYGLYGKPTTVNNTETFASVPAIIRNGGEWFKAFGTEKSGGTKLFSVSGHVNNPGNFEIPLGTPFTKLLELAGGVTTGRKLKAVIPGGSSVPVVPAEDILKADMDYESLQEAGSMLGSGAVVIIDDSTCMVNLLKRISQFYDAESCGQCTPCREGTGWLHRVLTRLENGQGKMQDIDMLVDVANKIEGHTICALGDAAAWPVQSFIKHFREEFEYHVIHKCCMVDTASDVAA; encoded by the coding sequence ATGACAGACGTGCAACAAAATTCGGTTTGTTATGAAACGCTACAGTTCGATGAGCCGTGGACTTATGAGAATTATCTCAAAACTGGTGGTTATGAAGCCTGGAAAAAGATCCTGACCGAAAAGATCTCGCCGGAAGACGTGCTTGAAGAAGTCAAGAAATCGGGTCTGCGAGGTCGTGGCGGTGCGGGCTTCCCAACCGGTCTGAAATGGAGTTTTATGCCGCGTAATGCAACGGGGCAAAAATACGTAGTGTGTAACTCTGACGAATCAGAGCCGGGCACTTGCAAAGACCGCGATATTATTCGCTATAACCCGCATTCAATTATTGAAGGCATGGCCATTGGCGCTTACGTGATGGGCTGCACAGCAGGCTATAACTATATTCGTGGCGAGTTTTTAGGGGAGCCGATCCCGCGTTTCGAACAAGCCTTACAAGAAGCGTATGCTCACGGAATGCTGGGAAAAGATATCTTGAATTCCGGCGTGGATTTTGATCTGTATTGCCACATTGGTGCCGGTGCGTACATTTGTGGTGAGGAAACGGCCTTACTTGAGTCACTGGAAGGCAAACAGGGCAAACCGCGTTTCAAGCCGCCATTTCCGGCTAATTACGGTTTGTATGGCAAGCCAACCACAGTAAATAACACCGAAACTTTTGCCTCGGTTCCGGCCATTATCCGTAATGGCGGAGAATGGTTCAAAGCCTTTGGCACAGAAAAATCAGGTGGTACTAAATTATTCTCGGTCAGCGGGCACGTAAACAATCCCGGCAATTTCGAGATCCCTTTGGGCACGCCCTTCACCAAATTACTTGAGCTGGCTGGGGGAGTGACCACTGGTCGCAAGCTTAAAGCGGTCATACCGGGTGGATCTTCGGTGCCGGTAGTCCCAGCTGAGGATATTCTTAAAGCCGATATGGATTACGAATCCCTGCAAGAGGCGGGTTCAATGCTCGGCTCAGGTGCGGTTGTCATTATTGATGACTCTACCTGTATGGTGAATTTACTTAAACGTATTTCACAATTTTACGATGCCGAATCTTGTGGCCAGTGTACCCCGTGTCGCGAAGGTACTGGCTGGTTGCATCGGGTGCTTACAAGACTTGAGAACGGGCAGGGCAAAATGCAAGACATCGACATGTTAGTCGATGTGGCCAACAAAATTGAAGGTCATACGATTTGTGCACTAGGTGATGCT
- the nuoE gene encoding NADH-quinone oxidoreductase subunit NuoE has translation MSEHTEKNSNKLSAHSIAEIEKYVAKYPADQKRSAVLSALQVAQHQNHGYLTKALMDDIAKQLDLPPVQVYEVATFYSMFETKPCGRLHVSVCTNISCMLMGSDNILAHVEKKLGIKMGESTPDGKFYLKKEEECLAACAGGPMMMIDHHYYESLTPEKIDAILDGID, from the coding sequence ATGTCTGAACATACCGAAAAAAATAGCAATAAATTATCAGCGCACAGTATCGCTGAAATTGAAAAATACGTTGCCAAGTATCCGGCCGACCAGAAACGTTCGGCGGTTCTATCGGCCTTGCAAGTGGCGCAGCATCAAAATCACGGCTACCTGACCAAAGCATTGATGGACGATATTGCCAAACAATTGGATTTACCGCCGGTTCAGGTTTATGAAGTTGCCACATTTTATTCCATGTTTGAAACTAAACCTTGCGGACGATTACACGTTTCGGTGTGTACCAATATTTCTTGCATGTTAATGGGATCGGATAATATTCTGGCGCATGTCGAGAAAAAGCTCGGGATCAAGATGGGCGAGTCCACACCGGACGGCAAGTTCTATTTGAAAAAAGAAGAAGAATGTCTGGCGGCCTGTGCGGGTGGTCCCATGATGATGATCGACCATCATTATTATGAATCCTTAACACCTGAAAAGATTGATGCCATTCTGGACGGAATAGACTGA
- a CDS encoding NADH-quinone oxidoreductase subunit D, which yields MSEIQNFTLNFGPQHPAAHGVLRLVLEMDGEVVQKADPHVGLLHRGTEKLAESKPFNQSIGYMDRLDYVSMMCNEHGYVMALEKLLEIDVPIRAQYIRVMFDEITRILNHLMWLGAHGLDIGAMTMFLYCFREREDLMDCYEAVSGTRMHATYYRPGGVYRDLPDSMPQYQASKWKTQKEVDVLNAQRSGSMLDFIEDFTKRFPACVDEYETLLTDNRIWKQRTVNIGVVTPERAKQLGFTGAMLRGSGIAWDLRKKQPYEVYADLDFDIPIGLNGDCYDRYLVRVEELRQSNRIIKQCIDWLRANPGPVMSDNHKVAPPSRMEMKDDMESMIHHFKLFTEGYCVPEGEAYAAVEHPKGEFGCYVISDGANKPFRLKVRAPGFAHLSAIDEMVRGHMLADVVAVIGTQDIVFGEVDR from the coding sequence ATGAGTGAAATACAAAACTTCACCCTGAACTTCGGTCCACAACACCCTGCAGCACATGGTGTGTTACGACTGGTCCTGGAGATGGATGGCGAAGTGGTGCAAAAGGCCGACCCGCACGTGGGCCTGTTGCATCGGGGCACTGAAAAACTGGCCGAGAGTAAGCCATTTAATCAAAGTATTGGGTACATGGACCGACTCGATTACGTTTCCATGATGTGCAATGAACATGGTTACGTGATGGCTTTGGAAAAATTACTCGAAATCGATGTGCCAATTCGCGCTCAGTATATTCGTGTGATGTTTGACGAGATCACTCGTATTCTTAACCACTTGATGTGGCTGGGTGCGCACGGTCTGGATATCGGCGCCATGACCATGTTTCTGTATTGTTTCCGTGAACGCGAAGACTTGATGGATTGTTATGAAGCGGTCTCGGGTACGCGCATGCACGCAACCTATTACCGTCCGGGTGGAGTCTATCGGGATTTGCCAGACAGCATGCCGCAGTACCAGGCCTCAAAATGGAAAACCCAAAAAGAAGTGGATGTACTTAACGCACAGCGCAGTGGTTCGATGCTCGACTTTATTGAAGATTTCACAAAGCGCTTCCCGGCTTGTGTGGATGAATACGAAACCCTGTTAACCGATAACCGTATCTGGAAACAGCGTACGGTAAATATCGGTGTAGTTACTCCCGAGCGCGCCAAGCAACTAGGCTTTACCGGTGCAATGTTGCGCGGCTCGGGAATTGCCTGGGACTTACGCAAAAAACAACCCTATGAAGTTTATGCAGATCTCGATTTTGACATCCCGATCGGTCTCAATGGCGATTGCTACGATCGTTATTTAGTGCGGGTTGAAGAGTTGCGTCAATCTAACCGCATTATTAAGCAATGCATAGACTGGTTGCGTGCCAATCCGGGCCCGGTGATGAGTGATAACCACAAGGTGGCACCACCGAGTCGTATGGAAATGAAAGACGACATGGAGTCCATGATCCATCACTTTAAACTTTTCACCGAAGGCTATTGTGTTCCGGAGGGTGAAGCCTATGCGGCGGTTGAACATCCTAAAGGCGAGTTTGGTTGTTATGTGATCTCCGATGGCGCAAATAAACCGTTCCGTTTAAAGGTGCGTGCTCCCGGCTTTGCACATCTCAGTGCAATTGATGAGATGGTACGTGGGCACATGCTTGCCGACGTAGTGGCTGTTATTGGAACCCAGGATATTGTATTTGGCGAGGTTGATCGCTAG
- a CDS encoding NADH-quinone oxidoreductase subunit C — protein MNRATRLQQLRTNLQAGLGAKLEFVNSVADELTIEVSLPNLISVLTELRDNPAFAFDTLIDLCGVDYLSYGESEWKTESATSSGFTRGAVRNNIEAENNDLRFAVVYHLLSVEKNHRLRVRVRIADGDPPIVPSCLEVWASANWYEREAFDLYGILFEGHPDLRRILTDYGFMGHPFRKDFPLTGHVEVRYDPEKGRVAYEPVSIEPRVLVPKVIRHDNRYTVDSTEEQPSVQDGAEQ, from the coding sequence ATGAACAGAGCCACACGCTTACAACAATTACGCACAAACCTGCAGGCGGGTCTGGGTGCAAAGCTTGAATTCGTGAATTCTGTCGCGGATGAGCTGACAATAGAAGTCAGTTTGCCAAACCTGATCAGTGTTCTGACCGAGTTACGTGACAATCCTGCTTTCGCCTTCGATACACTGATCGACCTTTGTGGTGTTGACTATTTAAGTTATGGCGAAAGCGAATGGAAAACCGAATCTGCAACCAGCAGTGGTTTCACACGTGGGGCTGTACGTAACAATATTGAAGCTGAAAACAATGATCTACGCTTTGCCGTGGTCTATCACTTGTTGTCAGTCGAGAAAAACCATCGCCTGAGAGTGCGCGTACGCATTGCCGACGGAGATCCACCAATTGTGCCAAGTTGTCTGGAAGTCTGGGCTTCGGCCAATTGGTATGAACGCGAGGCGTTTGACCTTTACGGCATATTATTTGAAGGTCACCCTGATCTTCGTCGCATCTTGACCGACTATGGTTTTATGGGTCATCCGTTTCGAAAAGATTTCCCGCTTACCGGACACGTTGAAGTGCGTTACGATCCTGAAAAAGGACGTGTTGCCTACGAACCGGTCAGTATTGAACCACGCGTGCTGGTGCCCAAGGTGATCCGACACGACAATCGCTACACAGTTGATTCCACTGAAGAACAACCAAGTGTGCAAGATGGTGCAGAGCAATGA
- a CDS encoding NADH-quinone oxidoreductase subunit B — MQTLENSQIVKDFPVPGTAEKTGVVTTKIDTLINWARTGSMWPMTFGLACCAVEMMHAGASRYDLDRFGVVFRPSPRQSDVMIVAGTLVNKMAPALRKVYDQMPEPRWVISMGSCANGGGYYHYSYAVVRGCDRIVPVDVYVPGCPPTAEALLYGIIQLQKKIKRTNTIKRS, encoded by the coding sequence ATGCAAACACTAGAAAACTCACAAATAGTCAAAGATTTTCCGGTTCCGGGCACAGCGGAAAAAACCGGAGTAGTGACTACAAAAATAGACACCCTGATCAACTGGGCGCGTACCGGGTCGATGTGGCCAATGACCTTTGGTCTGGCTTGTTGCGCGGTTGAAATGATGCATGCCGGAGCCTCACGTTACGATCTTGATAGATTTGGTGTGGTTTTTCGACCCAGCCCACGCCAATCCGATGTCATGATCGTGGCGGGAACCCTGGTGAATAAAATGGCGCCGGCTTTGCGAAAAGTGTATGACCAGATGCCAGAACCGCGCTGGGTTATCTCCATGGGTTCTTGTGCGAATGGTGGTGGTTATTATCATTATTCATACGCTGTTGTGCGTGGCTGTGACCGCATAGTCCCGGTGGATGTTTATGTGCCGGGATGTCCACCGACGGCAGAAGCATTGTTGTATGGAATTATCCAGTTGCAGAAAAAAATTAAACGCACAAATACAATCAAGCGAAGTTAA